One genomic window of Microcoleus sp. AS-A8 includes the following:
- a CDS encoding ABC transporter permease, translating to MTITLKDWTANARNVLGRFLQSTSGKIGLFLAIAIILLALLAPVLHPYDPSTDRNYLTRLKPPSAQHWWGTDGLGRDVLILVWYGLRTSLSVGLVSVLLGLTIGVLLGLVAGYFRGGWDTGIGWLTDILLAFPSILLAIAVVTITGPSLPSVMIAVGVVQVPIFIRLTRSMVLSLREQEFVQTVIAFGATPARIIFRHILPASLAPIVVQATLSIGTATLEAAGLGFLGLGAQPPTPELGTMLSDAFKNGYSLSAPWTVLFPGLMITLIVLAFNLLGDGLRDALDPREGY from the coding sequence ATGACAATCACCCTGAAGGATTGGACTGCCAATGCTCGAAATGTACTTGGGCGATTTTTGCAATCGACATCGGGGAAGATTGGTTTATTTTTGGCGATCGCAATTATACTCCTAGCGCTACTCGCTCCAGTCTTACACCCCTATGACCCCTCGACAGACCGAAATTACCTAACGCGGTTGAAACCTCCCAGCGCCCAACATTGGTGGGGTACCGATGGTCTGGGGCGAGATGTGTTGATACTGGTATGGTATGGGCTGCGGACTTCGCTGTCTGTGGGTTTAGTCTCGGTGTTGCTGGGATTAACGATTGGTGTGTTGCTAGGATTGGTGGCTGGCTACTTCCGAGGAGGGTGGGATACTGGAATTGGTTGGTTGACGGATATTCTCTTAGCTTTTCCTTCGATTTTATTAGCGATCGCAGTCGTTACCATCACAGGCCCTAGTTTACCCAGTGTGATGATTGCAGTTGGTGTCGTGCAAGTCCCAATTTTCATCCGGCTGACGCGCAGCATGGTACTATCCCTGCGAGAGCAAGAGTTTGTCCAAACCGTAATCGCGTTTGGCGCGACTCCAGCCCGAATTATTTTCCGCCATATCTTACCCGCTAGCCTTGCACCCATCGTGGTACAAGCCACTCTATCGATTGGGACGGCAACCTTGGAAGCGGCAGGTTTAGGATTTTTGGGTTTGGGAGCTCAACCGCCTACGCCAGAGCTAGGAACCATGCTATCGGATGCCTTTAAAAATGGCTATTCCCTCTCTGCCCCTTGGACAGTCCTGTTTCCGGGTTTGATGATTACGCTGATTGTTCTAGCCTTTAATCTCCTGGGGGATGGATTACGGGATGCTCTTGACCCACGAGAAGGCTATTGA
- a CDS encoding ABC transporter substrate-binding protein, producing the protein MRLGRWTSEKRTSLIQPVILAIVACALAILLSNCNRPSTNPTSSPPSPANSPAALSSGTLVYGAGGEPVNLEPGNIEDGNSLTVQNQIYNRLIQFKPGTSDLEPALATEWKSAEGGKVWTFKLRSGVKFHDGTDFDAEAVRFNVDRWWNPKSEFGYRNAGKTYIIWKNLFGGFKGSPESLLQDVVVEGKDTIKFVLKQPFTIFPTAIASGYFGIASPTAIKKAQASYGTPASFAVGTGPFIFREWRSGDRIVLAKNPNYWQEGLPKSEQLTIRFISDPAARLVQLRAGTIDLTVDLTPDQLQEVQRDPNLEAVFRPSFNVGYLALNPSYEPLKKPEVRQAIAQALNKEEIVKAFWGELGENTPHFTPPLFKEYQSQKATGYPYNPQQALQTLAKAGYPKGFELQLWYMPVSRPYFPTPKPIAEAFAAELSAIGIKVSLQTKDWAAYLGDRNKSPGFQAFMLGWTGDYGDPDSFYYPHFGPGATADIGNWKNEQLFKLLDQVRVTQDKAERIKIYQQIDEILEKEAVRLPIVHSKPLLAKRKIVQGWTPSPLGTEPLGAVTKS; encoded by the coding sequence ATGAGGCTTGGTCGGTGGACATCCGAAAAACGCACCTCCCTAATACAGCCAGTGATTTTAGCGATTGTGGCTTGCGCCTTGGCAATCCTGCTGTCCAACTGTAATCGCCCTTCTACGAACCCAACTAGCAGCCCTCCGTCGCCAGCCAATAGCCCAGCCGCGCTGTCATCGGGAACGCTAGTTTATGGTGCAGGAGGAGAACCCGTTAATCTGGAACCGGGAAATATTGAAGATGGCAACTCTCTAACGGTTCAAAATCAAATCTACAATCGCTTAATTCAATTCAAGCCCGGTACCAGCGATTTGGAACCGGCTTTAGCCACCGAGTGGAAGTCGGCAGAAGGCGGCAAAGTCTGGACGTTTAAGCTGCGATCGGGGGTAAAGTTTCACGATGGCACTGATTTCGATGCTGAGGCGGTGAGATTCAATGTGGATCGGTGGTGGAACCCCAAAAGTGAGTTTGGCTACCGCAATGCCGGAAAGACTTACATCATTTGGAAAAATTTATTTGGCGGCTTTAAGGGGAGTCCAGAATCTCTCTTACAAGATGTCGTAGTCGAGGGGAAGGATACGATTAAGTTTGTACTCAAACAGCCCTTCACCATCTTCCCCACCGCGATCGCATCGGGCTACTTTGGCATCGCTAGCCCAACAGCTATTAAAAAAGCCCAAGCCAGTTATGGCACTCCCGCCTCCTTTGCTGTAGGAACGGGTCCGTTTATTTTTAGAGAATGGCGCAGTGGCGATCGCATCGTCCTCGCCAAAAACCCGAACTATTGGCAGGAAGGCTTACCCAAATCCGAGCAGTTGACTATCCGCTTTATTAGCGACCCAGCCGCTAGGTTAGTGCAACTGAGAGCCGGAACCATCGACCTGACGGTAGATTTAACCCCGGATCAGCTACAAGAAGTGCAAAGAGACCCGAATTTAGAGGCCGTCTTTCGCCCTTCCTTTAATGTCGGCTACCTGGCGCTCAATCCTAGCTACGAGCCTCTCAAGAAACCCGAAGTCCGTCAAGCGATCGCTCAAGCCCTCAACAAAGAGGAAATTGTCAAAGCGTTTTGGGGGGAGTTGGGTGAAAATACGCCTCACTTTACACCTCCCTTGTTCAAAGAGTATCAATCCCAGAAAGCCACAGGCTATCCTTACAATCCTCAACAAGCCCTGCAAACCCTCGCCAAAGCTGGTTATCCTAAGGGGTTTGAGCTTCAACTCTGGTATATGCCTGTCAGCCGCCCCTACTTTCCCACACCCAAGCCAATTGCTGAAGCCTTCGCTGCTGAATTAAGTGCGATCGGGATTAAAGTTAGCCTACAAACTAAAGACTGGGCTGCTTATCTTGGCGATCGCAACAAATCACCCGGTTTCCAAGCCTTTATGCTGGGTTGGACAGGGGATTATGGCGATCCCGATAGCTTTTACTACCCTCACTTCGGCCCCGGTGCCACCGCCGACATCGGAAACTGGAAAAATGAGCAATTGTTCAAACTCTTAGATCAGGTTCGTGTCACTCAAGACAAGGCAGAACGAATCAAAATTTATCAGCAAATTGATGAAATTCTGGAAAAAGAGGCCGTGCGTCTGCCCATTGTTCATTCTAAACCCCTTCTTGCCAAGCGCAAGATTGTTCAAGGTTGGACGCCCAGTCCTCTAGGGACTGAACCACTAGGGGCGGTTACCAAGTCCTGA
- a CDS encoding RidA family protein — protein MTRNVIRTDNAPAPVGPYNQAIAASGQLVFVAGQIPLDPKTGEIVGGNDVVQQTEQVMANLEAILTAAGATTQEIVKTSVFLADMNDFAAMNQVYARYFQEESAPARACVQVSRLPKDVLVEIECIAVIA, from the coding sequence ATGACCCGAAACGTGATTCGTACCGACAACGCACCTGCACCCGTTGGCCCTTATAATCAAGCGATCGCCGCCAGTGGTCAATTGGTTTTTGTCGCCGGTCAAATTCCCCTCGACCCCAAAACGGGTGAGATTGTCGGGGGTAATGATGTCGTCCAGCAAACCGAACAAGTGATGGCAAATCTAGAAGCGATCCTGACGGCAGCAGGTGCGACAACTCAAGAAATCGTGAAAACATCCGTCTTTCTGGCAGATATGAATGATTTTGCCGCCATGAACCAAGTTTATGCCCGATACTTCCAGGAAGAATCCGCCCCAGCTCGTGCCTGTGTCCAGGTTTCCCGTCTGCCTAAGGATGTGTTGGTCGAAATTGAATGTATTGCAGTTATCGCCTAA
- a CDS encoding glycosyltransferase family 2 protein, which produces MKKVALMIPGQGVVRNISVAVQVAMVEPHRSLSTNLGFHYTFTVFTPTHNRAHTLSRVYESLKRQTYRDFEWLIVDNGSIDNTPELVEQWQKEAKFPIRYIYQNNKGKHMAYNLAARKAKGELFICLDSDDACVAEALASFKYYWDSIPKAEQDQFFGVECPCQDQNGKLIGSYYPSTPTDTNFCEMRYRLKVKGERWGFQRTDILRQFPFPEVIGQNLYVAEMIVWSRVAKKYKIRCVNDCLRIYYVDSGADQLTKSNWVRKNPFGFILMSKSILDTDIDYFHFSPWFFIRNAINYSRYCFYLKIGITKQFINLNSFLGRLLWFVTFPLGYVLWFTGV; this is translated from the coding sequence ATGAAAAAAGTTGCATTAATGATTCCAGGCCAGGGAGTTGTTAGGAATATCAGCGTGGCGGTACAGGTAGCGATGGTAGAGCCACATCGGTCTTTAAGTACAAACTTAGGCTTCCATTACACATTTACAGTTTTTACTCCTACCCACAATCGGGCACATACCTTATCTCGTGTTTACGAAAGTCTTAAAAGACAGACTTATCGTGATTTTGAGTGGCTGATTGTCGATAATGGTTCAATCGATAACACGCCTGAGTTAGTGGAGCAGTGGCAAAAAGAAGCTAAGTTTCCAATCCGCTATATTTACCAAAACAATAAAGGTAAACATATGGCTTATAACTTGGCGGCAAGAAAAGCTAAAGGTGAACTTTTTATTTGCTTAGATTCTGATGATGCTTGTGTAGCTGAAGCCTTAGCATCTTTCAAATATTATTGGGATAGCATTCCCAAAGCTGAACAGGATCAGTTTTTTGGTGTAGAGTGCCCGTGCCAAGACCAAAATGGTAAATTGATTGGCAGTTATTATCCTTCTACTCCTACGGATACTAATTTTTGTGAAATGCGTTATCGCCTGAAAGTAAAGGGTGAAAGATGGGGGTTTCAACGGACTGATATACTGCGACAATTTCCATTTCCAGAGGTCATTGGGCAGAATTTATACGTTGCAGAAATGATTGTTTGGTCTAGGGTCGCCAAAAAATACAAAATCAGATGTGTAAACGACTGTTTACGAATTTACTATGTTGACAGTGGAGCAGACCAATTAACTAAATCTAATTGGGTTCGTAAAAATCCGTTTGGTTTCATTTTAATGTCTAAAAGTATTTTAGACACGGATATCGATTATTTCCACTTTTCTCCCTGGTTTTTTATTCGCAATGCGATTAACTATAGTCGCTACTGTTTCTATTTGAAGATTGGCATTACCAAGCAATTTATCAATCTCAACTCTTTCCTGGGCAGACTGCTGTGGTTTGTAACATTCCCCCTAGGATATGTGCTTTGGTTTACCGGAGTTTAG
- a CDS encoding ABC exporter membrane fusion protein — MSSQLLSKPSKRWLIGLIIAATAVTGATVFYGASRFGMIGDRKPSQPIETTPIVKKVSALGRLEPMGEVIRLSAPVSLDGDRVAQVLIKQGDQVQQGQVIAILDSRDRLQSALEQAKQQVRVAQSRLAQVKAGAKTGEITAQKAEITRLQAELEGELSTQTAAIARYQAELNNARAEYNRFQILYREGAESASKLDSKRLTLETAQAQFNQATATQKRTAETLQEQLKQAKATLNQITEVRPVDVQAAQTEVDQAVTEVKRAQTELNLAYIRAPIVGQILKIHTRPGEKISESGIAYLGQTSQMAVVAEVYQTDIGKVKLGQKALVTSQAFLGELQGTVSEIGLQVSRQNVFSNQPGENLDQRVIEVKIHLNPEDSQRVAGLTNLQVKVAIQE; from the coding sequence ATGAGTTCGCAATTATTATCAAAACCATCCAAGCGGTGGCTAATTGGACTGATCATAGCGGCTACTGCCGTTACAGGTGCGACGGTTTTTTATGGCGCATCCCGGTTTGGTATGATTGGCGATCGCAAACCCTCCCAACCCATAGAAACGACTCCAATTGTCAAAAAAGTGAGTGCGTTGGGACGACTCGAACCGATGGGTGAAGTGATTCGCCTCTCAGCGCCGGTGAGTTTGGATGGCGATCGCGTTGCTCAAGTTTTGATTAAGCAGGGCGATCAGGTGCAGCAGGGACAAGTAATTGCGATTCTCGATTCGCGCGATCGCTTACAATCCGCCTTAGAGCAAGCCAAACAACAAGTGAGAGTTGCCCAGTCCCGCTTAGCCCAAGTAAAAGCAGGAGCTAAAACCGGAGAAATTACCGCTCAAAAAGCAGAAATTACCCGATTACAGGCCGAATTAGAGGGAGAACTTTCCACTCAAACAGCGGCGATCGCACGCTACCAAGCCGAACTCAACAATGCTCGTGCAGAGTACAACCGCTTTCAAATACTGTACCGGGAAGGTGCTGAATCGGCCTCAAAGCTCGATAGCAAGCGCCTCACTCTGGAAACTGCCCAAGCTCAATTTAACCAAGCGACAGCCACCCAAAAGCGGACAGCAGAGACATTGCAAGAGCAACTCAAGCAAGCCAAAGCTACCCTCAATCAGATTACTGAAGTTCGTCCTGTGGATGTGCAGGCAGCTCAAACAGAAGTCGATCAAGCCGTTACCGAAGTCAAACGCGCTCAAACAGAATTAAATTTAGCCTATATCCGTGCCCCAATTGTCGGACAGATTTTAAAGATTCACACTCGTCCTGGAGAAAAAATTAGTGAATCGGGAATTGCCTATTTGGGGCAAACCTCCCAGATGGCAGTGGTTGCCGAAGTTTATCAAACCGATATTGGCAAAGTTAAGTTGGGACAAAAAGCCCTAGTTACCAGCCAAGCCTTTTTGGGTGAACTCCAAGGAACCGTCAGCGAAATTGGATTACAGGTGAGTCGGCAAAATGTTTTTAGCAATCAACCAGGAGAAAACCTTGATCAGCGAGTGATAGAGGTAAAAATCCATCTAAATCCTGAAGATAGTCAGCGAGTTGCAGGGTTGACCAACTTACAAGTAAAAGTTGCGATTCAAGAGTAA
- a CDS encoding response regulator — MVSTVCDNWHLEQDRFKILANLQVLVVDDNDDSLELVRMILEEYGTQVVTAASAREAFNVMTQSAGYANAPFKPDVLISDIAMPFEDGYWLIHQIRTLSPNQGGLIPAIALTACAAQEERIRSLEAGFQVHLPKPIEPDDLVAVVAHFAEQKFGMKRFN; from the coding sequence ATGGTTTCAACAGTTTGTGATAACTGGCATCTTGAGCAAGATAGATTTAAAATTCTCGCAAACTTGCAAGTATTGGTGGTAGATGACAATGACGACAGCCTCGAATTAGTCCGAATGATTCTTGAAGAATATGGGACACAGGTGGTAACAGCCGCATCCGCCAGAGAAGCGTTTAACGTGATGACGCAAAGCGCCGGCTACGCGAACGCACCCTTCAAACCAGATGTCCTCATTAGTGATATAGCCATGCCTTTTGAGGATGGATATTGGCTGATTCACCAAATCAGAACCCTCTCCCCTAACCAGGGAGGACTAATACCAGCTATTGCTTTGACGGCTTGCGCTGCACAAGAAGAACGTATTCGTTCGCTCGAAGCAGGATTTCAGGTACATTTGCCGAAGCCGATTGAGCCTGATGATTTAGTTGCAGTTGTGGCTCATTTCGCTGAACAAAAGTTTGGCATGAAAAGATTTAATTAA
- a CDS encoding ABC transporter permease encodes MGRYILKRLLNLIPVLLGITLLVFVLLHLIPGDPAQILAGTRATPEIVEGIREQLGLNKPLPVQYILFLGNLLRFNLGNSIMSGASIIQEIAIRWPATFELSVAAMFIALILGIPAGVLAAVRKNSAIDNLTMSGSLVGVSMPVFWLGLLLIYLFAVNWQWLPPGLRISQEVASSFKPLTGFYVLDALLQLNWNALKDVLAHLVLPALTLSTIPLAIIARITRSAMLEVLSQDYIRTARAKGVLERWVIFKHALKNALLPVVTIIGLQFGTLLSGAILTETIFSWPGIGFWIYDGILNRDYPVVQGGVIFVSISFVLINLLVDISYAFLDPRIQYR; translated from the coding sequence ATGGGTCGATATATCCTCAAACGCTTGCTTAACTTAATTCCCGTCCTCTTGGGGATTACACTGTTAGTTTTCGTCCTTCTGCACTTAATACCAGGTGACCCAGCCCAGATATTAGCAGGAACACGCGCTACACCTGAAATAGTGGAGGGAATCCGAGAGCAGTTGGGTTTAAACAAGCCTCTACCCGTACAGTACATTCTGTTCTTGGGGAATCTGCTACGCTTCAACCTTGGCAATAGTATTATGAGTGGCGCTTCAATTATTCAAGAAATTGCTATTCGCTGGCCTGCTACCTTTGAGTTATCGGTTGCTGCCATGTTCATTGCCCTCATTTTGGGAATTCCGGCGGGAGTTTTGGCAGCCGTTCGCAAAAATAGCGCGATCGATAATCTCACCATGAGCGGTTCTTTAGTCGGTGTATCTATGCCCGTATTCTGGTTAGGATTGCTCCTGATTTACCTATTTGCTGTTAATTGGCAATGGCTTCCTCCTGGTTTACGCATTAGTCAAGAAGTCGCCTCAAGCTTCAAACCCCTGACTGGTTTTTATGTTTTAGATGCTTTACTTCAATTAAACTGGAACGCGCTGAAAGATGTACTTGCACATTTAGTTTTGCCCGCGTTAACTCTAAGTACCATTCCCCTAGCGATTATTGCCCGAATTACTCGCAGCGCCATGCTTGAAGTGCTATCACAAGACTATATCCGCACCGCGAGAGCCAAGGGAGTTTTAGAACGTTGGGTGATTTTTAAGCACGCTTTGAAAAATGCTCTCTTGCCGGTGGTAACGATTATTGGCTTGCAGTTCGGGACGCTTTTAAGTGGGGCAATTCTGACGGAAACTATTTTTTCTTGGCCTGGAATTGGCTTCTGGATTTACGATGGGATTCTGAACCGTGATTATCCTGTTGTACAGGGAGGCGTTATTTTTGTATCGATTAGCTTTGTGCTAATTAATCTGTTAGTGGATATTTCCTATGCCTTTTTAGACCCCAGGATTCAGTATCGATGA
- the devC gene encoding ABC transporter permease DevC: MLPKLFRKTPLAWFQVSRERTRLAVALAGIAFADMLMFIQLGFLDALLDGATKSHQNLQADLVLINPQFQTLFYIKNFPRERLYQTLSDDRVESIRGLYINIAQWRNSQTRLSRGILVWGIDPANPAFNLPEVNQNLERLKLLNQALFDRASRPEYGPIADLLKQEKTLEAQVNGQNLQIVDLFTLGASFGADGNIITSDSTFLKLFPDNQPNQIAVGLINLKPGADVDQVRSRLVTTLPNDIKILTPQEFAQIEIDYWQSGGIGFIFGLGVVVGFIVGVVIVYQILYSDVSDHLPEYATLKAMGYSDRYLLGVLMQEALLLAVLGYIPGFLLALGLFQIAYAATLLPIGMKLPRAILVLILTIVMCVISGVISMRKLQSADPADVF, translated from the coding sequence ATGCTGCCCAAACTATTTCGTAAAACACCCCTAGCTTGGTTTCAAGTCAGTCGAGAAAGAACACGCCTCGCCGTAGCACTGGCAGGAATTGCCTTTGCAGATATGCTCATGTTTATTCAACTCGGTTTTTTAGATGCACTACTAGACGGGGCAACAAAATCACACCAGAATCTTCAGGCAGATTTAGTATTAATTAATCCCCAATTTCAAACTCTGTTTTACATCAAAAACTTTCCCAGAGAGCGACTCTATCAAACCTTAAGTGATGACAGAGTTGAATCAATTCGTGGGTTGTACATTAACATTGCCCAGTGGCGAAATTCCCAAACTCGCCTCAGTCGCGGCATCTTAGTATGGGGCATTGATCCCGCCAATCCGGCTTTTAATTTACCAGAAGTGAATCAAAACTTGGAGCGACTTAAACTCTTAAATCAAGCTCTATTTGACCGCGCTTCTCGACCCGAATATGGCCCTATTGCAGACCTTTTGAAACAAGAAAAAACTCTGGAAGCTCAGGTGAATGGCCAGAATCTTCAGATTGTTGACTTGTTTACTCTAGGTGCTTCGTTTGGTGCAGATGGAAATATTATAACCAGTGATTCAACATTCCTGAAACTATTTCCTGATAACCAACCCAATCAAATTGCCGTTGGTTTGATTAATTTAAAACCGGGCGCGGATGTTGATCAAGTGCGATCGCGCCTCGTTACGACTTTACCTAATGATATTAAAATCCTCACCCCTCAAGAATTTGCCCAAATTGAAATCGATTACTGGCAAAGTGGTGGCATTGGCTTTATTTTCGGCTTGGGCGTAGTTGTAGGATTCATTGTCGGTGTAGTTATTGTCTATCAAATTCTCTATTCTGATGTGTCCGATCACCTCCCTGAATACGCTACGTTGAAAGCCATGGGGTATAGCGATCGCTATTTACTCGGTGTTTTGATGCAAGAGGCATTGCTCCTCGCTGTGTTGGGTTATATTCCAGGTTTCCTCCTGGCGCTTGGTCTATTTCAGATTGCCTATGCGGCTACCCTTTTACCCATTGGGATGAAGCTACCACGAGCCATATTAGTGCTGATACTCACGATTGTTATGTGTGTTATTTCTGGCGTAATTTCTATGCGGAAACTACAATCGGCTGACCCTGCTGATGTGTTTTAG
- a CDS encoding deoxyribodipyrimidine photo-lyase encodes MNETNNPDMRREFTSRDELIAYVREQFPNRADGDEQVSEIVGGRQAAEAALNQVNPAQYAKSRNFLNGKVTRLSPYIRYGVLSLAEVRDFALKNVQNPNDAEKLIQELGWRDYWQRLYAEKGDAIWKDQEEYKTGYAAEVYQAELPTDVEQGTTGMVCIDSFSHELREMGYLHNHARMWLAAYLVHWRHVRWQAGARWFLSHLLDGDPASNNLSWQWVASTFSHKPYFFNRENLEKYTNCAYCQVCPLYGKCDFEGSYEQLEQRLFPKAESIDKSGGSRSFERPQKRRR; translated from the coding sequence ATGAACGAAACCAACAATCCTGATATGCGACGGGAGTTTACCAGCCGCGATGAGCTAATCGCCTACGTTCGCGAACAGTTTCCCAATCGGGCAGACGGCGACGAGCAAGTCAGTGAGATAGTCGGAGGGCGTCAAGCCGCAGAGGCAGCACTCAACCAAGTCAATCCTGCTCAGTATGCCAAATCCCGCAACTTTCTGAATGGGAAAGTCACACGCCTTTCGCCGTATATCCGTTATGGGGTTTTGAGTCTAGCTGAAGTCAGGGATTTTGCCCTTAAGAATGTACAAAACCCTAATGACGCCGAGAAATTAATTCAGGAATTGGGTTGGCGAGATTACTGGCAACGGCTATATGCCGAGAAAGGGGACGCTATCTGGAAAGACCAGGAAGAATACAAAACAGGCTATGCTGCCGAAGTGTATCAGGCTGAGTTACCGACTGACGTGGAACAGGGCACAACTGGAATGGTGTGCATCGACAGCTTCAGCCATGAGTTACGAGAGATGGGTTACCTGCACAACCACGCACGGATGTGGTTAGCGGCTTACTTGGTGCATTGGCGGCATGTGCGTTGGCAGGCAGGGGCGAGGTGGTTTTTATCACATCTCCTGGATGGTGACCCAGCCAGTAATAATCTCTCCTGGCAGTGGGTGGCGAGTACGTTCAGCCATAAGCCTTATTTCTTCAATCGGGAGAATTTGGAAAAATACACGAATTGTGCGTATTGTCAAGTTTGTCCGCTCTATGGCAAGTGTGATTTTGAGGGGAGTTATGAACAGCTAGAGCAACGGCTGTTTCCCAAGGCGGAGTCAATCGATAAGAGTGGTGGGAGTCGGAGTTTTGAGCGCCCGCAGAAGCGCCGCAGGTAG
- a CDS encoding Uma2 family endonuclease, producing the protein MKTLAKWSVDDYHRMIEAGILHDRRVELLAGEIVEMSPETPIHYNTAKRGAKYLEELLAGKADVRFNGPITLPDSEPEPDIAIVRLPESAYNDRHPGRDDICWVVEVAKTSLKKDLDLKTSIYASAEIQEYWILDLSARRMIVLREPQNGQYAKQQVIREGVIPFGIASLHAPLAFPDIQVSVERLLA; encoded by the coding sequence ATGAAGACGCTAGCCAAATGGTCTGTGGATGACTATCACCGCATGATCGAAGCGGGAATTTTGCACGATCGCCGCGTGGAGTTGCTAGCAGGCGAAATTGTTGAAATGAGTCCAGAAACCCCGATTCATTACAATACGGCAAAGCGAGGTGCAAAATACCTGGAGGAGTTGCTAGCAGGCAAAGCCGATGTTCGTTTCAATGGACCGATTACACTACCTGACTCCGAACCCGAACCGGATATTGCCATTGTTCGACTGCCAGAGTCTGCATACAACGATCGCCATCCTGGACGTGATGATATCTGTTGGGTCGTAGAGGTGGCTAAGACTAGCCTGAAAAAAGACTTAGACCTCAAAACTTCTATCTACGCATCTGCTGAAATTCAAGAGTATTGGATATTGGATTTATCTGCTAGGCGAATGATTGTCTTGCGAGAGCCTCAGAATGGTCAGTACGCTAAACAACAGGTTATCCGTGAAGGAGTGATTCCCTTCGGGATAGCTTCGCTTCACGCGCCTTTAGCATTTCCAGATATTCAGGTATCTGTTGAAAGGCTTTTGGCTTGA
- a CDS encoding TetR/AcrR family transcriptional regulator, protein MPKIVDHDQYRKELLLKCFDLFAQKGYASITMREIAKGLGVSTGTLYHYFPSKKELFWQLVEEQTRQDNQAIATVLENAETLEERIAALFAFHAQHEDYFYKQILVGVNFYQQQDREEVINNETLKQMFEESRQVMTELLGIQDRALINFSISLLMGLLLVRLFEGEVVPIEEQAELLGKMLTLYLKPQQKQEQT, encoded by the coding sequence ATGCCAAAGATTGTTGACCACGATCAATACCGCAAAGAACTTCTGCTCAAGTGCTTCGATTTATTTGCACAGAAGGGTTATGCCTCGATTACCATGCGGGAGATTGCCAAGGGACTGGGGGTTTCGACAGGAACGCTATATCACTATTTTCCGAGTAAAAAAGAGCTGTTTTGGCAATTGGTAGAGGAACAAACCCGACAAGACAATCAAGCGATCGCCACTGTACTCGAAAATGCCGAAACACTAGAAGAGCGAATTGCAGCCTTATTTGCCTTCCATGCCCAACATGAAGACTACTTTTACAAACAAATCTTAGTCGGAGTTAATTTTTACCAACAGCAAGACAGAGAAGAGGTAATTAACAACGAGACACTCAAACAAATGTTTGAGGAAAGTAGACAGGTGATGACTGAACTTTTGGGCATCCAAGACCGCGCCCTGATCAACTTTAGTATCAGTCTGCTGATGGGTTTACTCTTAGTTCGACTATTCGAGGGAGAAGTCGTACCCATCGAAGAGCAAGCCGAACTGTTGGGGAAAATGCTAACGCTGTACCTAAAACCACAACAGAAACAGGAGCAAACATGA
- a CDS encoding DevA family ABC transporter ATP-binding protein, which yields MEAIDSPLFNSRLSTEPVITVHQVNHYFGKGALRKQALFDINLKIYSGEIVIMTGPSGSGKTTLLTLLGGLRSAQEGSLKILGQEMSGASKQQLTLVRRQIGYIFQAHNLMSFLTAKQNVRMSLELHDEMLKQDMNAKATAILEQVGLGNHTNYYPENLSGGQKQRVAIARALVSHPKIVLADEPTAALDKKSGRDVVEIMQRLAKEQGCTILLVTHDNRILDIADRLVYMEDGRLAEDDTTKVLQSS from the coding sequence ATGGAAGCTATTGATTCTCCCTTATTTAACTCACGACTGAGTACCGAACCTGTTATTACCGTCCACCAAGTCAACCATTACTTTGGGAAAGGCGCACTACGAAAACAGGCTTTATTTGATATTAATCTAAAAATTTATTCCGGAGAAATTGTCATTATGACTGGGCCGTCCGGGTCTGGGAAAACAACTTTGTTGACCTTGCTGGGTGGCTTACGTTCTGCTCAAGAAGGCAGCCTGAAGATTCTTGGACAGGAGATGAGTGGAGCAAGTAAGCAACAGTTAACGCTAGTCCGAAGACAGATTGGCTATATTTTTCAAGCCCATAATTTGATGAGCTTTTTGACGGCTAAACAAAATGTGCGGATGTCGTTAGAACTCCACGACGAAATGCTAAAACAGGACATGAATGCTAAAGCAACAGCGATTTTAGAACAGGTTGGCTTGGGAAATCACACGAATTATTATCCTGAAAACTTATCAGGAGGACAGAAGCAACGGGTAGCGATTGCTCGTGCTTTAGTCAGTCATCCCAAGATTGTTTTAGCCGATGAACCCACTGCGGCACTCGACAAGAAATCAGGTCGAGATGTCGTTGAAATTATGCAGCGTTTAGCCAAAGAACAGGGTTGCACTATTCTGCTTGTCACTCATGATAATCGTATTCTCGATATTGCCGACCGACTTGTTTATATGGAAGATGGTCGTTTGGCAGAGGATGACACAACGAAAGTTCTTCAATCAAGCTAA